The Bos indicus x Bos taurus breed Angus x Brahman F1 hybrid chromosome 15, Bos_hybrid_MaternalHap_v2.0, whole genome shotgun sequence genome includes a window with the following:
- the LOC113905123 gene encoding olfactory receptor 52M1-like produces MFLSNNACLVPTSFWLTGIPGLESLHIWLSIPFSSMYLVAVVGNVTILAVIKLEHSLHQPMYFFLCMLAVIDLVLSTSTMPKLLAIFWFDAHHLDLDACLAQMFFIHCFATVESGIFLAMAFDRYVAICNPLRHTSVLTHTAVKHLGLAALLRGVLYIGPLPIMIRLRLPLYRTQIITHSYCEHMAVVTLACGDTTVNNLYGMGIGFLVLILDSLAITASYAMIFRTVMGLATPEARLKTLGTCSSHICAILVFYIPIAVSSLTHRFGHHVPPHIHILLANFYLLIPPILNPVVYAVRTKQIRERLLHILKTGAQSK; encoded by the coding sequence ATGTTCCTGTCTAATAATGCCTGCTTGGTACCTACTTCTTTCTGGCTCACTGGCATCCCAGGGTTGGAATCTCTGCACATCTGGCTCTCCATCCCCTTCAGCTCCATGTACCTGGTGGCTGTGGTGGGGAATGTGACCATCTTGGCAGTGATAAAGTTGGAGCACAGCCTGCACCAGCCCATGTACTTCTTTCTGTGCATGTTGGCTGTCATTGACTTAGTCCTGTCAACCTCTACCATGCCCAAACTGCTAGCCATCTTCTGGTTTGATGCCCACCACCTTGACCTGGATGCTTGCTTGGCCCAGatgttctttatccattgctTTGCCACTGTTGAGTCAGGCATCTTCCTTGCCATGGCTTTTGATCGCTACGTGGCCATCTGTAACCCACTACGCCATACCTCAGTGCTCACCCATACAGCAGTGAAACATTTGGGCTTGGCTGCTCTGCTCCGTGGAGTACTCTACATTGGACCCCTGCCTATAATGATTCGACTTAGGCTGCCCCTTTACCGGACCCAAATCATTACCCACTCCTACTGTGAGCACATGGCTGTGGTCACCTTGGCTTGTGGTGACACCACAGTCAACAACTTATACGGAATGGGAATTGGCTTCCTGGTATTGATCCTGGATTCATTAGCCATCACTGCCTCCTATGCGATGATTTTTAGAACGGTAATGGGGTTGGCCACCCCTGAGGCTAGGCTTAAAACCCTAGGTACATGCAGTTCTCATATTTGTGCTATCCTTGTCTTTTACATACCCATTGCTGTGTCCTCTCTCACTCACCGCTTTGGCCATCATGTCCCTCCCCATATTCATATCCTTTTGGCCAACTTTTACCTCCTCATCCCACCTATCCTCAATCCAGTTGTCTATGCTGTTCGCACTAAACAAATTCGAGAGAGACTTCTCCACATTCTAAAGACAGGGGCTCAATCCAAGTGA